The proteins below are encoded in one region of Telopea speciosissima isolate NSW1024214 ecotype Mountain lineage chromosome 10, Tspe_v1, whole genome shotgun sequence:
- the LOC122642123 gene encoding E3 ubiquitin-protein ligase SIRP1-like, translated as MGEALDTRYWCYMCSQIVNPVMEVEIKCPFCESGFVEEMDNSNEHESDADPGSDRALSLWAPILLGMMGGGSRRRRFRREEDYSSQQGESEQDRDLESIIRRRRRSSAAILQLLQSLHDGITSESDSSESNRERERDHERVILINPFNQAVILQGSFDLNQSDSQSQSTPGSLGDYFIGPGLDLLLQHLAENDPNRYGTPPAKKEAVEAMPTVKIKDNIQCSVCLEDFEIAAEAKEMPCKHRFHSGCILPWLELHSSCPVCRFQIPADESKLDSNSSGNNRDNEVQNGGGSSGHGSDRSGGEESEGGNGNGRRFWVPIPWPFNGLFSFSGSQSGVNASSFIFIFIFHWGFAKCFSNR; from the coding sequence ATGGGTGAAGCTCTGGATACAAGGTATTGGTGTTACATGTGCTCTCAAATTGTGAACCCTGTAATGGAAGTTGAGATCAAATGCCCATTCTGCGAAAGCGGTTTTGTGGAAGAAATGGATAACAGTAACGAACACGAGAGCGATGCCGATCCGGGTTCTGACCGAGCACTCTCTCTTTGGGCTCCGATCTTGCTCGGAATGATGGGTGGTGGTTCTCGGCGTCGAAGAttcagaagagaagaagactaCAGTAGTCAACAGGGAGAGTCGGAACAAGACAGGGACTTGGAATCCATcatcaggaggaggaggagaagctCGGCTGCCATCCTCCAATTGCTTCAGAGCCTTCATGATGGGATCACATCCGAATCGGATAGTTCAGAAAGtaatagggaaagagagagagatcatgaGCGTGTTATCCTAATAAATCCTTTCAACCAGGCAGTAATTCTGCAGGGCTCCTTCGACCTGAACCAATCTGATAGCCAAAGTCAGAGCACTCCTGGTTCTTTGGGTGACTACTTCATTGGACCTGGTTTGGATCTATTGCTACAGCATTTGGCAGAGAATGATCCCAACAGATATGGAACCCCACCTGCAAAGAAAGAGGCAGTTGAAGCAATGCCTACTGTGAAAATTAAGGACAACATTCAGTGTTCGGTATGCTTAGAGGATTTTGAAATAGCTGCAGAAGCTAAGGAGATGCCGTGTAAGCATAGATTTCATAGTGGGTGTATTCTGCCTTGGCTGGAGCTTCATAGTTCTTGCCCAGTTTGTAGGTTTCAGATCCCGGCTGACGAATCCAAGCTTGATTCAAATTCATCCGGGAATAATAGGGATAACGAGGTTCAAAACGGCGGTGGCAGCAGTGGCCATGGCAGTGATCGAAGTGGTGGAGAGGAAAGTGAAGGGGGAAATGGGAATGGGAGAAGGTTTTGGGTTCCTATTCCATGGCCTTTCAATgggttgttttctttttcaggATCTCAGAGTGGTGTTAATGCTTCCTcattcatcttcatcttcatcttccacTGGGGGTTCGCAAAGTGCTTCTCGAACAGATGA